The DNA sequence AGGCCAGGCAGGCCTTCCTGGAGAGAAGAAAGCCGGAGATCAAAGGCAGGTAGCATTGGGTTTGCAGCGGCATATCTTTGGGACGCTTGGCGGCGAGGGCTAGACCCGTGGACTCCTTGAAAGACAAGACCGCTATTGTCGGCCTCGGCTGGACGGCCTTTTCCAGGAACTCCGGCGTCAGCGTCCTCAGCCTGGCCGTGGAAGCCTGCAAGAAGGCTATCGACGACGCCGGGCTGAGCGTCAAAGAGATTGATGGCGTGGTCACCCACAACATGGGCGACTCCGTCATGCCGCAGGAGGTAGCTACCTGCCTCGGCCTGCCCAATCTGGGCTACCACCTGGAGTACTGGGGCGGCGGCCCAGCCGGTTGCCAGGTAGTGATCAACGCCGCTATGACTGTAGCCACCGGCATGGCCCGCCATGTGGTCTGTTTTCGGGCCTTGAATGGCCGCTCCGGGCGCCGCCTAGGCGGCACGGGCGAAAGGCCACCCACCACCGGCGAGGCCCAGTTCCTCATCCCCTACGGCTGGACTAGCTTCGTTCACGCCTTCGCTCATCTGGCCAGACGACACATGATCGAGTACGGCACCACCACGCGCCAGATGGGCCTGGTGGCCGTGGCCGAGCGCCGGCACGCCTCCATGAACCCAAGGGCCATGATGCGCACCCCTATTACCCTGGACGACTATTTCGCTTCCCGGATGGTTGTGGAACCTTTCCGCCTGCTGGACATCTGTCTGGAGACGGATGGGGGCTGTGCCGTGGTGGTCACCTCAGCGGAGAGGGCCAGGCATCTCAGGCATCGCCCCGTCTATATCATGAGCGCCGCCATCGGCAGCGGCCCCGACCCCACCCCCTACGGCCTGCACACCTTCGGCTGGCTCAGAGGCAGCCACACTACACTCTATGGGAAGTACATCTCCCCCCAGCTTTACGGCATGGCTGGCATCACCCCCGAGGACATTGATGTGGTCGAGCTTTATGACGAGATGACCATCGCCGTGCTGGTACAGCTAGAGGATTTCGGCTTCTGTCAGAAGGGCGAGGGCGGCCCCTTCGTGGAGGAGGGGCGCATCGAGATAGGCAGGGAGCTTCCCGTCAATACCCACGGCGGTTTTATCTCTGAGGGTTATCTCCACGGCCTGAACCATATCGCCGAGGCCGTGAGCCAGCTCAGGGGTGATGCCGGGCAGCGCCAGGTCGAGAATGCCGAGATCGCCCTTTGCACCAGCCTGGGAATGCAGGCGGGCAGCGCCCTTATATTGCGGAGGTAATCGGCCAGTGAACAAATACAAGAAACCGCTCCCCACCCCCGACCTGGAGACCCGCCACTACTGGGAGGGATGCCGCAGGCATGAGCTGCTCATACAGCGCTGCCCCGATTGCCGCACCTACCGTTTCCCGCCCCTACCCATGTGCCCCTGCTGCAACTCCATGAACAAAGAATGGGTCAAGGTCAGCGGCCGGGGAAAGGTCTACTCCTGGTTTGTAGTGCATCATGCCACCCACCCCGATTTCGCGGCTGACGTCCCCTACGCCGTGGTGCTGGTGGAACTGGAGGAGCAGGCCGATCTGCGCCTGCCCAGCAATCTGGTTGACTGCCGCATCGAAGACATTCGAGCAGGAATGCCCGTAGAGGTGGTCTTTGAAGACGTCACCCCTGAGATTTCACTGCCCAAGTTTCGACCGCTGAGGTGACATCATGGGAGTAGAGAAGCTACAAGAGGTGGGCATAGCCGTCAGAGACCTAGCCGAAGCGCTCCGATTCTTTACTCAAGTGCTAGGGGTGCCTCCGGGAAACACAGAGACCTACGATCGCTATGGCATGCGGTTCAACCTCTGTCCCCTGGGAGACACCTACCTGGAGCTGATAGAGCCTTCCAGCGCAGAAGGAGCGCTGGCTGAGTCCATCGAGCGGCGCGGCGAGGGCCTGCATCACATCGCTCTCAAGGTATCAAACCTGGAGGAAACCATGGCCCGGCTGAGGGAGAAAGGCATTGAATTTGTGGAGGACGCTCCACTTTACCTCAACGTTAGCTACGGCAGGGTGAAGTTTACCTTCGTCCGCCCGCGGTCGTTTCACGGAGTGCTGCTGGAGCTGGTCGAGATACTATAGCCCTGGCCCTGCTCTGGATCGTTCCAGGGGAGTCGTTTTGTTGGATATCGAAGCGGCAAGGAAGCCACACTCAGACCAACGGCAGAGGTGCAGAAGGTTTGACAGTCCACAAAGCAGAGGTCTATCATCTTGCAGAAAGTACTAGAGCCCAGCTATGCCGTCCTCCTGGGTTGAATCGGGAAATCCTGGCTGTTCCGAGCAATCCATAAGGCAGGTCAGGAGGAACAGGTCCTGAACAGGTCTTTCATCTGAGGGACACGACTGCTACAAATCAGGAAGGAGACCCAGAAATGCAGCACAGTGATGATGTTGCCGCCAAGAGATCTACTTGCCCAGTGTGCGGAATGGGGTGCCATGTTGAGGTACTGGTTAAGGACGGGAAAGCGGTGAAAATCAAGCCCGACACAAAGTCCTACATCCCAGCCTCATGCATGAGGTTCGGCGCAGCCCTGGACTACCACAAGCATCCGGATAGGCTCAACTTCCCGCTGAAGAGGAGCGGGAGCAGGGGAAAGGGCCAGTGGCAACGGATATCGTGGCAACAGGCAATAGAGGAGATAGCGGAGAAGCTGGCTGGCATAAGGGATAAGTATGGGCCTGAGGCTGTTCTGGTTTTGGGCGGCTCTCCCCATGCTGGCGATCCAGCAGCCTGGAGGTGGTGCAACCTTTGGGGCACGCCGAACTATTTTCATCTCGGTAAGAACTGCGGCGAAGCCGAATTCCTGGCGGAATGGTCTGTCTATGGAGAGCTTACTACGCTGGCCATGCCGGCCATCGGGTCCACAAAGTGCACCATAATATGGGGGGCTAACCCCCACGACTCTCGCCCTCCCATGGGATGGAAACCCTTTATCGCTGCCAAGAAGGCGGGGATGAAGCTTATAGTGGTGGATCCGAGATTGACCCCCAGTGCCCGCGAAGCCGATATCTGGCTACAGCTTAGGCCGGGAACGGACGGCGCTCTGGCCCTGGGGATGATAAACGTGATCATCAATGAGGGTCTCTATGACCGGGACTTTGTGGATAAATGGTGTCTGGGATTTGAGGATCTCAAGAGCCTGGCAACACAGTACACGCCCGAAAAGGTTGAGACCATCACCTGGGTACCCAAAGCCAAGATCATGGAAGCCGCCAGGCTGTATGCTGCCGGCAAGCCCGCTTTGCTCACCATGGGCGTGGCCACTGGTCACCTGGGCAAAGCCTCCCTCTCGGCCGTGCTGGGGAAGTGCTTTCTCCGAGCCATAACAGGCAATTTAGACCTGATAGGCGGCAGCTCTTTCTGCGATGTGCCGGAGTATACTGCCTTCCTGGATGAACTATATTGGGACAAACTGATAGACCATCCTCTGCGGAAGAGGGACAACGTTAGCGCCGACACCTGGCCCATTGCGTCGGTCAGGGCATTGAAGCTGTTTCGCCAGGCGATGGGCAAGGTATATCCCAAGGGCTGTGGCCCAGCTCACTACATGGTCTACCCCGGGCCTACCTTCGTATGGTCAGCCATAATTGATCAGAAGCCCTATCCCCTCAAGGCTATCCTCACCCAGGGTAGCAACAGCTTCTGCGCCCTGGCCAACGGCAAGCGCATCTACCGTGCTTTCACCAGCGAGAACCTCGACCTTCATGTGGCCATGGATCATTTCATGACCCCTACCACCCAACTGGCAGACTACGTCTTGCCAGCCACGGATGCCATCGAGAGAGTGGATTTTGGCCTCATGTGGGGCTTTAGCAACACCTTCACGGGTAGAGAGCCAGCAGTTGACCCCTTATATGAGCGAAGGGATGACTATCAGCTCTGGCGAGAGCTGGGCAACAGGTTGGGACAGCAGGGTTACTGGCCGGAGACGTTCGAAGGCTGGCTCGACAAGCTGCTTGAACCCAGCAGCATCACCTTCAGGGGGCTGATATCCAGAGAGGTTCCATGGCTCTTTTCGCCTCCGCAGGAGAGAAGGTACGAGAAGCAGGGATTTGCTACATTTTCGGGCAAGGTGGAACTGGTACCCAGCATGTTTAAGAAGCTGGGTTATGATCCTATGCAAGGATATGAGGAGCCTGCCTGGAGCCCTGTCAGTAGCCCGAAACTGGCCCAAGAATATCCCCTGATCCTGACCAGCGGGGGAAGGGTGCAGGCCTACCATCACTCCGCTCACAGGCAACTGGCAAAGCTGCGCCGAAAGTATCCTTATCCCTTGCTACAGATTCATCCCGAGACAGCCAGAGAGCTGGGTATCTCCGATGGCGACTCGGTCTACATAGAGACGCCCGTGGGCACAATCAGACAAAAAGCACAGCTAGTCGACTGGATACATCCCAAAGTGGTTCACGCCGATGCTTACTGGTGGTACCCCGAACAGCCGGGCACCGCCCCCTGTCTCTTCGGCATTTGGGACTCGAATATCAACGCCATCCTACCGGATGACCTGGAACACTGTGACTATTCGGGAAACAACAATCTGAGAGGACTGTTGTGCCGGGTCTATCCAGCCAAGGAGTTCTAGTGTAGTGTCTCGCAGTTCGCCCTACGATACCATTGCGACATCGTCATTCCCGCGAAGGCGGGAATCCAGACAGAACCACCGAGATCTTCCTGTTGGTCTGGAATAGCAGAGATTGCAAAGTCGTTCTTGAGACACTGGAGCAGCCTGCCCTCCGGCAAGCCCAGGTTTGCTTATAGCGCCACCTGTTGTGCAATACAGAAAGGAGACAAACATCTATGGCAAACGAACAGAAATCCAGGATAAAGCTGCCGCCAGTGGAGCAGATAGGCATTGTAGTAGAGGATGTGGAGAGAGCAGTCCAGTTCTATAGCTCTGTCTTTGGCTGGGGCCCCTTCCAAATCCTCGAATACGACATAAAGGGGTTCATCTATCGTGGACGGTCGGTTGATTGCCGCCAGAAGGTGGCCCTGGCTCAATCAGGCCCCATCGAGATCGAGTTGATTCAGGTACTGGAGGGTGACACCATCTGGACGGATTTTCTCCGCCAAAAGGGGGAGGGTATCCACCACCTGCGCTTCCGCGTTGATGATCTCGACGGCATGCTGGCCGAGCTGGCCAGGGAGGGTATCGAACCGGTATTCCACAAGGATTTCACTGAGTTCGGAGTGAAGTTCGCTTACCTGAACACCGACAAGATCGGTGGCGTGGTCTTCGAACTGATCGAGCAAAAGCAGCCCGGCGGGAAGTCTTGAGGGCGTCACTCCGAAAAAATGATGTGAGGCCACTTCTTGGGCCTCGCAGTGTCGACGTACTCGCTTTAGGTACGAATACCTTCATAAACGGCCTCACATGAAGCCTCTTGATAGCTTCACCAATCTATTGTGGCAGAAGTACGGAAGTCCGCCGGGTCTCTCACCGGAGATGGTGGCAGAGGAATGGGTGGCCCACAGCCGCCTATCGGCCTTACCCTCTCTGTCAGAGATCCATTCGCAGCTTCAGTCCTATGGGCTTTCCGTGCGGCAGTCGGCCATCCCTGGCCTGCGCGGGCACCATTACTGCTACCGCGGTGGCGACCCCACCATTTTCTATGAGGACGCCGACTGGAGGGGCACCGTGGAATTTACGCTCCTCCACGAGTTCTACGAGGTTATCCTGGACCGCTGGGGCAGTCTGCTGTCCCACTACGAGGCGCCGCCCCGTTCCGAGGCGTGCTGGCGGGCGAACAAATTTGCTGCCGCTGTCCTGATGCAGAAGGACATCTTCCTCCAGGCCCTTTACGAGAGCCATTTCGACATCGTCTGGTTGCACCGGCATTTCTATCGCTCCTATTCGGCCATAGCCATAAGGGCAGTGCAGCTTCTTAATGAGGCTACCAATTCTCGCCGCAAGGAACTGGCCTGCGCTATCTACCATCGCCATGGGGACCCCAAACGGTGGCCTGCTGGCGGGCCCGCTGATTTCCACGTCGGCTGTGCCATGTATACCTCTGGTTTGAGATTGGGCCGGCGGGGATATCCAGGTCACTTGATGCCGAAGAAAGGAGACAAGGTCTTGCCAGGCTCCATCGTGGAACTGGCGTTACAGACTGGCCAGCCTGTCCTTTTGAAAAGGGCCACTGGGTTCGACTCCTCGGGGGAAAAAGACCTCACTTTTCTGGCGCGACCCGTACTCTGGTTCAACCAGCCATCGAAGCTGGTTCTGACGGGGATGAAAGTGGCAGACGGCCATTTGCTCGAAGCCCAGGCCAGGGAACTACACCCTAGGGTAATAGCCGAGTCGTACCAGCTTATCTAGCGAAGTATCCCTGTCAAACCATTAGAGTCCGGCACTACTCCGAAAACGCCGCATGACTCGAATGCGTACAGCTTTCTCCATGATTGCGAGCGAAGCGAAGCAATCGCGTAGGGTGATGCCCCACCGCCCTGGGATTGCCACGCTCGCAATGACGACACAGGCAAACCTGCCACATGTATGTCACTTCTGTGAAAGTAGAATTTCCATGCTTCGTAGTGCTGGAATGAATGAGCATGGTTGATTGTGAGGAGTATTTCCCCTCGGTGAGAGTGATGCAGCAATCCGGAGTGAAGACTACGAAATGGACAAAAACAACTAATGGTGCAGCCACATCCTGCACCATTCCACAAACTCATAGCGCTCTGCCAATGCGGCATCAAGAATGCCTATGTTCAGAGCACACAACAACTCTCTCCCGCCACATTATGCTTAGAAACCTGTCGTCCTTTGACGCCCAGGCCTTCTAAGCGATCCACCCGGGTGTCATTGCGAGTGGTGCAGCATATTCTACCCTTCCCGCAGCCATGAAATCCCCTTTGCTGCCCCTCACTCGCAATGACCAGGCGGGCTTGAGTTCACTGAGTGGAGGCCAAAGGCCCCCTCCCATGCTTGCCAGGTTTAGGCTTTGCCTATGCGGAATACCTTGGTCCCGCAGGCAGGGCATGTGCCCTGCGTCGCAGGACGCTTGTTCTTCAAGGTCACCTGCCTCGCGTTCCTGATCTCGACCTTTTTCCGGCACTTCACGCAGTAAGCTTGAGCCATTGTCCCTCCTCCTTTCGTTTTTTACCTGTGTCCCCCAGTGGTTTGCTATCCCACCGAGTACACTGTGCGCATCATACGCCACAATTCGTCACTTGTCAAGAGGGGGTAAGCACAATCTTTCACTTTTCCGAGAATTTCCCTACGGATTGGGGCAAAGTCCATTTTCATCCAGGAGTTTGTCATACTATTACCCGCCCCATCGTCATCGCCGAAGCCTGCCGGGGATAGACACAATTCTTGATCCCTTGGTTCTGCCGCCCCTCATGCCATTCCCGTCACGTAGAGTGGCCTCAGTGTAGGGTCAGTTCATAGCGCAGCGAAAATTCAACGGTATCACACCCTGCCAGCGGCCGCCAACCGCAAGGGAGTGAGCAGGCTGAGCAATTTGACTCCAAAATCAAGGCCGGGGGCTAACATTTGGCAAAGTCGTTTTGTCCGAAACCACCAACTCAAGCATTGCCTTTCGCCTGACTACCTTAACCAGGGTATGCAGAAATACCTACCTCATCTTTTCCAAACTACCGTAGTGGAGGTATTTACATGGCTGCCCCGAGATGTTACGTTTAGGGCAGCGCGGGGGCAGCAGAAAGGCATGCCGATTCCGTTTTTGAGCCAGCATGGAAAGGCTAGACCAGAGTGATAGCATAGATTCTCAGGATTATGGCCAACGGACGACGACTTCTCCTTCCACAAATCAACTGAAGGGAGGCTGTAATGAAGAGCAGGTTCAATTTTGCCATTGCCATTTTACTTGTCTTGGCGATAGTTAGCACAACATACCTGGGTTGTGGTGGGAATGGCGGGGAAAAGGGGAAGACAATAGTAATGGGCTTCTTGACAGACATGACTGGCCCGGCATCATCAATGCTGGTCTTTGGTGACCAGGCATACTATGATCTTGCGAGGGACATCAATCAGAACGACCCTATACCAGGAGCCCGAATAAAGATAATAGCCTATGATACGCAATATAACCCCTCCAGGGATATCCTGGGTTACGATTGGGTGAGAGAGCGGGGGGCCACTATTGTTTTTTCCGGGATACCCACTGTCGGAGACACCCTTAAGAATACTGCAGCTAGAGATAAGGTGGTGATAGTGAGCTCTTCACCAAGCACTTACCAACTGGAGCCGCCGGGCTGGGTGTTTGGCCTAACGCCTCCCGTTGGCTGGGTAATGAAGGGATTCCTAAAGTGGATCAGTGAGAATGATTGGGATTATCAGGCAAAGGGAAGAAAGCCCAAGATCGGTTCTGTGGGTTGGGACGAACCTTACCACAGAGATGTCACTGATGCAACAAAGCAATATGTGAGCGACCACCCGGATCAGTTTGAGTGGGTCGCTGGAATTATAGCTCCCATGAGTACCATGACCTGGACCGCTCAGGTAGAGAAACTGAAGAACGCCGATTACATATATCTACCTTCTACTGGCGTAGGCATACCCACTTTCGTCCGGCCATACCGAGACAAGGGCTATGAAGCTAAGTTCCTCGGACTGGATGCCATGACTGCCTTCCTGGAGCTTATTGTAAAGTCGACTGGATGGGATTACCTCGACGGGTCGTTGACTGCGCACACCACGCTTTACTGGAACGATCAATACCCTGTAGTCGATAAGGCCAAGCAGCTTTTGCAAAGGTATCACCCTAATGAGAAGGACCGCATAATGAGCATGGGATTGGGATATGTATCTATATACTTCTGTGCGGCATTCCAGTTCGAATTATTGCGTCAGGCAGTGAAGGAGGTAGGTGCCGAAAACTTCGACTCTCAAGCCTACTACAACGCCGCCATCAATTTCAATTGGTGGACAGAAGGACTTCCTGCCAGGGGCTATGGCTTCAATGAGAGTGTACGGTACGCCCGTAAGGACTTTACGGTGTACGAATGGAAAGCCGATGCACAGGATTTGGTGAGAGCCAGTGACTGGCTACCTTGTGATAACCCAAACCCGTAAGCCGAGTCATACCCATCTTAATACTCAAATAGGAGACAGGGGATCGTAGTGTTCAATCAGAAGGCGTCTACGAGAGGAGACAAAGCATGAAAACAGAAAGAAAGATCAAGATTATTGGAAGCGATGCTGGCGGTACGATGACGGACATGATTATGGTGGATGAGATGGGAGATTTTGTAGTGGGCAAGGCATCGACCACACCGAGAGATGAGTCGATCGGCTTCCTGGATTCGCTGGAAGATGCGTTTGAGAGATGGAACATGGACTGGAAGAAAGAGGCCCAAACTGTCCTTCCAGACGTTCAAGCCACTGTCTATTCAGGTACCGCGATGCTAAATGTGCTATTAACCAGAACGGGGAGGAAGGTAGGATTAGTAATCACCAAGGGTTTTGAGGATACCCTACTCCATGAGCGGGGAGGCGGTGTGCATGCCGGCTATGGCTTCCAGGACAAAATGCACAAAGTAACGCATATCCATAATGAGCCCTTCATACCCAAGAGACTCATTCGGGGTGTTACTGAAAGGGTGAGCATGTTCGGCGAAGTGGCGGTTCCTCTTTACGAGGATGAGGTAAGAAAAGCAGTGGCAGACCTTTTGGACAGGACTGTTGAGAGTATAGTAATCCTGTTTCTCTTTTCCTATCTCAATCCGGTGCATGAAAAAAGGGCTGGTGAGATAGCCAGAGAGGTTATGAAGGAAAAAGGTAGGCAAGTTCCTGTCCATCTTTCCTGCGAGATTATGCCAATAACCAGGGAGGGTTCGCGGCTGAATGCCCTGGTACTGCAAGCCTACGGCGCGGAGCCAGCGAGGGGCCAATTATTGCGCATAGAAAGGAAACTGAAAGATAGAGGCTACAAGTACCCTCTTCAGATCATATTGTCTGATGGTGGTATAGCTAATGTGAACTATCCAGCTCTGTGCAAAGCCTGCTTCTCTGGCCCTATCGGGGGCATCCTTGGGGGGAGATACCTCTCGCGAGTGACGGGTATGCCCAACCTAGTGTGCACAGATATGGGTGGGACTAGCTTCGACGTGGGGCTTATTATGGGTGGCGAGCCTATCATAGTCCGAGAGATAGAACTGGGACGAACCGTTCTCAACATACCCACCCTGGTGATGGATTCCATTGGTGCCGGCTGCGGGCAGTATATCACTATTGACCCCGAGTCCAAGAGGGTTGACATAGGGCCCGGGAGTGCAGGTGCTGATCCAGGCCCTGTCTGCTACAACATGGGAACTCAGATCCCCACCGTGATGGACTGTGTCCTTATTCTGGGGGTTCTTAACCCCGACTACTATCTCGGTGGCAAGATGAAATTGCATAAAGACCTGGCTCTCAAGGCGATCAAGGAGAAGTGTGCCGACCCGATGGGCGTTGATCCCTACAGGTTTGCCGAAGGTGTTGTCAGTTTGATCAGTACCAGGATGAGAGAGCACATAGGAACAGTCCTCTCTGTGAGGGGCTACTCCATATCTGATTATCACTTGATAGGTTACGGTGGTGCTGGGCCGATGTTCCTTAGCGGGTATACAGATGGGATGCCCTTCAAGGGGGTGCTTACTGTTCCCTGGGCAGCAGCTTTCTCTGCTTTTGGCTGCACCACTGCTGACTACTTGCACCGCTATCAAAGGTCTACTCTAGTGGCGATCCAGCCAGGGGCAGACGAGATGATTAAGAAACACGCGGGAACAATGATCAGTGCTAGCTGGCAAGAACTGGAGGAGACGGCTATTCGGGAGATGACGGAGGAGGGCTTCAGGAAAGAGGATATCACATTCCAGCAGGTAGCTTATGTGCGGTATTCGCAGCAACTGGAAGATGTGGAGGTCTTTTCTCCCCTTCCAAGGCTGAAAACTGCGCAGGATGTAGATAAGCTGATAGAGGCTTTCGAGGATGTCTACTCACGGAAGTATAGTCATGCAGCGACGTTCCCTGAGATGGGTTACCAGATCTTTGAGCTCGGGCTCATAGCCTCGGTACCGAAGCCCAAGCCGGAATTGAGGAAATATCGCCTTGAAGGCAAAGCGCCAGCCACAGAGGCATTCAAAGGGGAGAGAGCGCTCTATGTGAAGGGTGAGTGGAAGAAAGCCAAGCTGTATGAGATGGATAGGCTACGAAGTGGCAATGAGGTGGAGGGGCTCGCGATACTAGAGGCACCAGCTACCACTATGCCCGTGCCCGAAGGCAAAAAGGTGGTAGTAGATGAGTACAAGATATACTGGCTAAAGGAGGCTTAAGAATGGAGGAGAAGGCAGTGAAGAAAGGCATTGGCTGGGGAGGGAAGACCCTCAAGGAGATGCTGGAGAAGAAGGAGCGCCTGTACAACCAAACAGGCTCCTATTACGGCCTTAAGCAGTTGCCATTGGCGGCAGCGGACCCCTTGAAATTGGAGTTGTTCGGTACCAGGCTTCTCTCCGCCATCATAGCTGGCAGAGAGGCAACCCGCATGATCAGTGCCTCGCCCCAAATCAGGGAGATAGCGGAGCTAGCAGTAGCGCTCTACACCCCCGAGGGTGACTGTATCCTCCAGTCTACTGGAATCATCATTCACATTCCCCTTATTGGCCAGGTGATAGAGTGGATGATACAAGCGAATTACGAAGAAGAGGGTATAAATGATGGGGACTGCTTCACCTGCAATGACTGTGCTATAGCTGGAATGCACACTGCTGACGTCTATGACATACAGCCTATCTTCTGGGAAGGGCAGCTGATAGGCTGGGTAGGCACTGTTATTATGGAGGCCGAAGTAGGGGCACTGTTACCTGGGTGCATGCCTCCCGGAGCCACCGACAGATTTGTTGACGGCCTGAAGTTCATTGCCGAAAAAAGTGGAGCCAAAGATAAGTTTTTCAAAAGTTTTGAGCGCAAGATACGCTACGGCGTGCGCACACCTGACGTTTTCCTCCTCAATAGAAAGGGATCCCTGGCTGCTGATATTGCCGTCAGGCAGCAGATGAGGAAGATTATAGGGGAGTTTGGGATAGACTACTATATGGCAGCGATAAGAGAGCTTATTGAGCTTGAACGAAGGACGCAGTTGGAGAGGGTCAAGCGGCGCACAGTACCCGGAAGATTTCACTCGCCCTCTACCTTTGAAATAGATATGCAGAGAACCGGAGCGCCACCACACCACGCCGTGAACCGAATAACCCTGGTTCCCTGGGACTTCCACATAAAACCTGACGGCAGCTACTTCATTGACTTTGATGGGACAGGCTCCTGGGGGTGGCACGGTTGTAACTGCAGCCCATCGGCGTTGTTAGGCGCGGTCTGTATGGCCCTGACCCAGACGATATCTTACACAGGAAAATCCAACACCGGGACTTTCCTGAGCGTGACTATGAACGCACCCTTCGACACCTTCGTCAATCCAGGTACACGCAACGTCGCGTCAACCAATCTCTTCGCGTGGCCATTAAACGGGGGGCCCAAGT is a window from the Chloroflexota bacterium genome containing:
- a CDS encoding acetyl-CoA acetyltransferase; the protein is MDSLKDKTAIVGLGWTAFSRNSGVSVLSLAVEACKKAIDDAGLSVKEIDGVVTHNMGDSVMPQEVATCLGLPNLGYHLEYWGGGPAGCQVVINAAMTVATGMARHVVCFRALNGRSGRRLGGTGERPPTTGEAQFLIPYGWTSFVHAFAHLARRHMIEYGTTTRQMGLVAVAERRHASMNPRAMMRTPITLDDYFASRMVVEPFRLLDICLETDGGCAVVVTSAERARHLRHRPVYIMSAAIGSGPDPTPYGLHTFGWLRGSHTTLYGKYISPQLYGMAGITPEDIDVVELYDEMTIAVLVQLEDFGFCQKGEGGPFVEEGRIEIGRELPVNTHGGFISEGYLHGLNHIAEAVSQLRGDAGQRQVENAEIALCTSLGMQAGSALILRR
- a CDS encoding VOC family protein, with protein sequence MGVEKLQEVGIAVRDLAEALRFFTQVLGVPPGNTETYDRYGMRFNLCPLGDTYLELIEPSSAEGALAESIERRGEGLHHIALKVSNLEETMARLREKGIEFVEDAPLYLNVSYGRVKFTFVRPRSFHGVLLELVEIL
- a CDS encoding molybdopterin oxidoreductase — protein: MQHSDDVAAKRSTCPVCGMGCHVEVLVKDGKAVKIKPDTKSYIPASCMRFGAALDYHKHPDRLNFPLKRSGSRGKGQWQRISWQQAIEEIAEKLAGIRDKYGPEAVLVLGGSPHAGDPAAWRWCNLWGTPNYFHLGKNCGEAEFLAEWSVYGELTTLAMPAIGSTKCTIIWGANPHDSRPPMGWKPFIAAKKAGMKLIVVDPRLTPSAREADIWLQLRPGTDGALALGMINVIINEGLYDRDFVDKWCLGFEDLKSLATQYTPEKVETITWVPKAKIMEAARLYAAGKPALLTMGVATGHLGKASLSAVLGKCFLRAITGNLDLIGGSSFCDVPEYTAFLDELYWDKLIDHPLRKRDNVSADTWPIASVRALKLFRQAMGKVYPKGCGPAHYMVYPGPTFVWSAIIDQKPYPLKAILTQGSNSFCALANGKRIYRAFTSENLDLHVAMDHFMTPTTQLADYVLPATDAIERVDFGLMWGFSNTFTGREPAVDPLYERRDDYQLWRELGNRLGQQGYWPETFEGWLDKLLEPSSITFRGLISREVPWLFSPPQERRYEKQGFATFSGKVELVPSMFKKLGYDPMQGYEEPAWSPVSSPKLAQEYPLILTSGGRVQAYHHSAHRQLAKLRRKYPYPLLQIHPETARELGISDGDSVYIETPVGTIRQKAQLVDWIHPKVVHADAYWWYPEQPGTAPCLFGIWDSNINAILPDDLEHCDYSGNNNLRGLLCRVYPAKEF
- a CDS encoding ImmA/IrrE family metallo-endopeptidase; translation: MKPLDSFTNLLWQKYGSPPGLSPEMVAEEWVAHSRLSALPSLSEIHSQLQSYGLSVRQSAIPGLRGHHYCYRGGDPTIFYEDADWRGTVEFTLLHEFYEVILDRWGSLLSHYEAPPRSEACWRANKFAAAVLMQKDIFLQALYESHFDIVWLHRHFYRSYSAIAIRAVQLLNEATNSRRKELACAIYHRHGDPKRWPAGGPADFHVGCAMYTSGLRLGRRGYPGHLMPKKGDKVLPGSIVELALQTGQPVLLKRATGFDSSGEKDLTFLARPVLWFNQPSKLVLTGMKVADGHLLEAQARELHPRVIAESYQLI
- a CDS encoding ABC transporter substrate-binding protein; its protein translation is MKSRFNFAIAILLVLAIVSTTYLGCGGNGGEKGKTIVMGFLTDMTGPASSMLVFGDQAYYDLARDINQNDPIPGARIKIIAYDTQYNPSRDILGYDWVRERGATIVFSGIPTVGDTLKNTAARDKVVIVSSSPSTYQLEPPGWVFGLTPPVGWVMKGFLKWISENDWDYQAKGRKPKIGSVGWDEPYHRDVTDATKQYVSDHPDQFEWVAGIIAPMSTMTWTAQVEKLKNADYIYLPSTGVGIPTFVRPYRDKGYEAKFLGLDAMTAFLELIVKSTGWDYLDGSLTAHTTLYWNDQYPVVDKAKQLLQRYHPNEKDRIMSMGLGYVSIYFCAAFQFELLRQAVKEVGAENFDSQAYYNAAINFNWWTEGLPARGYGFNESVRYARKDFTVYEWKADAQDLVRASDWLPCDNPNP
- a CDS encoding hydantoinase/oxoprolinase family protein, with translation MKTERKIKIIGSDAGGTMTDMIMVDEMGDFVVGKASTTPRDESIGFLDSLEDAFERWNMDWKKEAQTVLPDVQATVYSGTAMLNVLLTRTGRKVGLVITKGFEDTLLHERGGGVHAGYGFQDKMHKVTHIHNEPFIPKRLIRGVTERVSMFGEVAVPLYEDEVRKAVADLLDRTVESIVILFLFSYLNPVHEKRAGEIAREVMKEKGRQVPVHLSCEIMPITREGSRLNALVLQAYGAEPARGQLLRIERKLKDRGYKYPLQIILSDGGIANVNYPALCKACFSGPIGGILGGRYLSRVTGMPNLVCTDMGGTSFDVGLIMGGEPIIVREIELGRTVLNIPTLVMDSIGAGCGQYITIDPESKRVDIGPGSAGADPGPVCYNMGTQIPTVMDCVLILGVLNPDYYLGGKMKLHKDLALKAIKEKCADPMGVDPYRFAEGVVSLISTRMREHIGTVLSVRGYSISDYHLIGYGGAGPMFLSGYTDGMPFKGVLTVPWAAAFSAFGCTTADYLHRYQRSTLVAIQPGADEMIKKHAGTMISASWQELEETAIREMTEEGFRKEDITFQQVAYVRYSQQLEDVEVFSPLPRLKTAQDVDKLIEAFEDVYSRKYSHAATFPEMGYQIFELGLIASVPKPKPELRKYRLEGKAPATEAFKGERALYVKGEWKKAKLYEMDRLRSGNEVEGLAILEAPATTMPVPEGKKVVVDEYKIYWLKEA